The Hippocampus zosterae strain Florida chromosome 2, ASM2543408v3, whole genome shotgun sequence genome contains the following window.
CCCTGATTTAATGAGAGAACTGGCACAGTTAAAAAGCAATGTCGCAAAGCCAAGTGGAAAAAACATAAATGCTGAAAGACTACTGGCGTTGCTACCAAGGCACAGTTAAAGAGGACAAAAGGGAACGTTTGTCAAACTTTATTAAGGCTCACCATCATAATCCAAGTGTTCTTTTTAAAAGCATTGATTCTGTGCTGAAACCCACTTAGCCCATTGTCAGAAATTGCTCACTCAGACCGTTGAACAGCGACTCGACCCAGGAAGAGATTGTCTTTTACTGCAGCAGGAGGCACGATTCTTTGAAGCCGCACTCACTCGTGCTCGCTCCTCAAACCAAAAACCTGAACCCTCACAGCTCCTGCTGGCCTTTATTGACAGTTTATGCAAATGACAAGTAATATATCAGAAAAAACACTCCCCTCCTCATTGACATGCCACACTCCTTGGCCCGGCCCCTTGATACGCCCCTCAGTGGACACCTGCAGGCCAAGACACCTCCCGGTACAAGCACCTACATCCATAATTTCCATGAACGGAGACATCTGTAACTTCGTTCAAGGACATCATATCATGCTGGAGCGCATGCAGTCCGCCCTAAGTTGAATCTTTCTTCCTGTATTATCGGTTAACAAGTGCCATGGCTCTACTCACCTTAAATTGACCCCTGAATCTCTGTGCTCCATTGTGCACAAGCTGTTTGAACACACATGTTTGAGGCCaatctagcataaaactcttaAACATGATAACATCGTGTTTGTCGATTCTTCATCACCCATTTGCGCAGAATTTTACCCCGAATTGTTGAACAAATTCCTGCAGTTTATCATTAGAGTACTCGTTTGAATCACCAGAGAGGAGACCAAACTAACGAGAGTGAACTTGCCAGAATGAACAAACACTGGCGGACAGTTTTGGGTTGCGCTCGTGAAATCACTATCACACTATTTCATCTATGGTACATGTGGGATTGTTCAGAGGGTTCAGGGTTGTCAGACACAAAATGTGTGCTATATATGCTATATTTTAAcctgactgcagctggcagGATGCTGTTTTGCTATCTTATAGCGGGAAATGGATTTTGCCTTTGTATATGTGAAAGCATCTGAGCATTTGATGGGCTGTACTTTGTGACGTCTTCACTTCATGCAACTGCTATTCATCTTTTGAATTGCCCCAAAAATATTGGCCAAAATTTGCCACTTGTAAAATCTTATGACTTGCTGCGGGTGTCAAGAGTGCAGTACAAGATTGTGCTGTTCAGTTGATCCTGCCCCAACCTGCTGTGCACCTGTTTTGATGAAAAAGCAATGGAGACCGTGTGGTGTTGTGCTAGCCGTGCATAGGAGAGCGGTCTGGTGTGGAGTTCTTTGGGGCTAATGAAAAAGTGTGTCTTCcatgtgttttttatgttttgttgaaTCTGACTGCAGCATTCGATACGGTGGACCACAGTGTTCTGCTGGCTCGTTTACAGCACGAGGTGGGCATGAGTAGCCGTGCTCTGGAGTGGTTTAGATTGTATTTGGCAGGCAGGActttttgtgttagccttggtGTCTCTTTCCCTTTGtcatatggtgttccacaggatTCTGTATTATTAGGGCTCTTGATgttttcactgtattttttacCACTGGGTTCCTAAAACATGGTGATTCCTTCCACTTCTATGCGGATAAGAGTCATGTCTATGTCCCTGTgagcaaaaaagacatttccttATTCATGCCACTTTTGTCCTGTCTGGATGTAATCAAGAATTGCGTGGCACTGATttagaatttcaatgaaaagaaaaacgaagttatggtgtttggtcccaCTGGCCCTTGTAGATGTCACTCTATTGACCAGGGCCCTGTGGCGTCTTATCTGATACAGACCAATATCAACCGTTTGTCAGAATTGGGCCCACCAGCCAGCATTTTGAAACACATAATGAGTGGAGAAGGGCGGATCCAAATCCAAATCTAAATTCAAAGAGGTGGACCGAGCCCTAGTAGACACAGGACccctgaaacaaaaataaacccaTTGAATCTAACTACTCTACCTAGGAACACAACGATAGATGTACTTGTATTCATCAGTTGTCGAACAAACGATGATTACTCCCAGAATAAACAACATTTGAGGAACAAATAACACTAGGGAACAAACGATAGGCCCGATGTAATCTATCTTATTCCTTCCACTTGTACTTCCACTTTGTTGTTTCTAAATACCCAGGTGATGATAATTGACAGAAGGTATGAAGCAAGAGGCTCCTCCCACCAACTTGTATACACATGCATAACAAGACGGATCTCCTTGACAATGTTCAATTTTAATTTCTTCTGCAAACTTTTTTGCCCTCAGTCGAACGGGGACCACAGATACACCTTCCCGGTGTTCTGTAACTGTGAATCCATTGCTCGAGTTGGTCTACCAACTGAGGACTCCTTGCCTTGTTTCTGCGGAAACCCAGTTTCGTTTGCGCGACTGGGTAaggctcgttctcctgcttcctccatttgtgaACCATGGATTCATTTTTCTTTAAATCTCTCCCGGCTGCTCGTTTGCCATGTTTCTCTGCATAACTGAACGTTTGAATCTTGAACTGTGCTTCCTAGGCTTCTCTCTTCATATGTGTCGTTTTCGGGGGTCCAAAGTTGTTTTGCCTAATCTACGTACCGGCATTAGATCCAACTACTTGTAGGTGTACCTTGAGGGCCCTctttcacgcccacccttccccttGAACGTCCGCATGCCGTCCACACTTACGTCCGGGCCGTATGTCATCACACAGTCAAGCAGAGCACTCATCGAAGGCGCACTGCAACaatcacagattttggaactctgtGCATAGATTGGAACATGTACTTAAttttcactcacatacacacacatagtcaaacaagtttgGTGTGTGTCTTCCACAGCCCTCACTccttaggttggacacacccctGATCCGTGGGTGATGTACAGAGAATTTAAACCTAACGCTTCTCTCCGTTCGCCCTGTACCAGAATCGAGTGTCTCCTGACATCATTCGGTCTTTATTatgaactagctggttcgccgccctccgggcggctcatcagctagttcctgcggaaggctggtaaggtgggccttcggcccacaaaagtgttgttgcttggttcaactttttgttcatcttcattgctcatcgcgaaaataaagagatgtttagctctactaaataactaacaatttcattgcaatgcttgtgggtagacaacattttttcgctaagatgcccgcgcgatcgtagtgagccactgcctgagcggcgcagtggcggcgcgcagcggggCGGTAAAGTAGGTAcgtgtgcgggacgacgcgcaatatatatatataaatgtctaATTGATTACTCTGACATTGAGATTTCTGTCAGTCATTCATTCCCCTGCTGCAAAACTAGCTGAAGAACCACGCCCCACAGGGGCCTACAGCTTAATGTGAAAGCACCCACCAGAAAGCATTACATTCCATATTATCCagccatttgtttatttttcagtcaatCATACCAGTGTGGCATCACACCCGTACGTCGTTGTTTATGCAGCTGAACTAACTGGACCGTCGCCACAGCAGTTTATTTGCCAATATTCTGTCAAAGTCACTTCATGTGTAAGTTTGATTCAAAGGACATAATGAGGTACATGTGTAAGCTGTACAGGTTGGAAATCACAGGTGCACCAGGAGTGCTTTTTACAACTGTCACAATGGCAGATGGAGAGCACTATACTGGTGAGTCTTTGCTATCATAAAACGGCTTTGAAGGTTACAAGTATAGGTTTACGGGTCATGGGTAGTGATAATTGAATGGCCTTCATCTTTGAGACAAACATAGTGGCTCAGAGCTACGCtaggctggctggctggcaggGAGCATCGTAGGCGGGCAGTTGTGGTGCCAAGTAGCCGGCTGAGTGACAGGCCTGTTGCCCATTTGCACACTCACGCGCCAGGCTACTGCTGTGCATGTGGCTACTTCTGGTGCGGAACGCAGGCTAGCTGGGTCTAACCGGCTTACCTCTGAGTATGGGAGAAAAGTGGTGCTTGGCGAAATGCCAACAGACTCACGTGGCATCTCGCCTCAATTAGGGGATGCCCGACGAGGGGTTGTCTCAGGCTCGCTGTAGAACGGGCATCCCAGATGAGGCGCTCGTTTGCAGCCACCACTGCACCCGAGAGTCACCTGTGCGTCGAACAAGCTGTCTGCCCAAATGACAGTACTACAACTTAAGTTAAAACTCTTGTTGGAGCACCCTGGTGCACACAACAACTGTCTACTCAAAAAAAATTCCACGACTGGTTTATCAAAAGTATCACCTGTGAACCTTTTGATTTGTTGGGTACCTGTTAAAACTACTGAAAAGCAGAAAATATGTGTGCTGATCTGTTTGTCGACATTGAAAAATTAGTTGAGCATCACAGTTTGGAGCTAGGGGGCGGGCTATATTTGATGATTAGCCCCGGGGCCTATTTGGAGTTAAAGGCAGCCCTGACTGGCAATATCCCagcaattgcattttattttattttattttattttattttatttcccacTCTGGCTGCCAGTCCACACTTGAGACTGGAGCACAACTCATTGTTACTGGGGCATGTTTTTTTGCTGTAAATTTTTGGTgtaccaaagaaaaaaaacatccatccatctatccattttcaacaccgcttatcctgaacagggtcacgggGACTTGCTGGAGctaatcccagctgacttcaggcagaaggcagacaacaccctgaaccggtcgccagtcagtcacagggcacatgtcgagacaaatgaccattcacatCAACATATTCACTGAGTAGGAATCGATACCGCGCTGCCCGCGCAAAAGTctggcgagtgtaccactacatcaTCACCGACTCAGAAACAGACATAGGAAAGTTAATCAGTTAAAAGCAATTCAAGCTAAGTGATAAACAGCTTTGGAATTCAAATAGATAATACAGTAACAATTTCTCTGTATATGTTTTTATCCTCGTCACACAGGTGGAGTACCTACTGAAGAAGATATGCACAGCAATGAGTGTTGAGCTCAATTCTGTTGAACTGGAGGACTTATTTTCCCAAGATGCAGTGCAGCAGAGAGGCATCACTGTTTGGGTTTTCTTGGAGATGATGGATGCAGGAAAGTTGGCCAGAGGCATTAATAGCAGCGTCATCAGCATGGCTATAGAGGAAGTATACAGGGAGATTGTTGGCGATGTCCTTAAAGAGGTAGGAgtcatgtgtgtgtggcctGCTTTCAGAAATGCTTTGCTTCACGTtctgacgtgcgtgtgtgtttttgcatgcatgtgtgttgcAGGGTTATTTGTGGAAAAGAGGCCAACTCAGGAGAAACTGGAAGGAGCGCTGGTTCACTCTGAGGGCGAGCAACTTGTTTTACTACACTGGGGAGGACCGCAAGGAGTGCCAGGGCAACATTGTCTTGGATGGCAATTGCTGTGTTGAGGTAAACGCAGCAAGTGCTTGTTGCATTCATATATTGCCAACAACTGTTTGGACTCAAGTCACTAATGGTGTAATGGTCCATTCATCCGAGTTTGGTGCAGGCAGTGTTgcttcagttcccactcagtgacaatGTGAGCGTTAATGGTTATTCATCTTAATAAGTGGCCTACCTAGTCCAGTGATCCTAAACATGAGAAGTGCCATTGGAAATGGCCGGATGGATGTTTGGATCCtctttacatccatccatcttctaatccTTTTATCTAATCCTCTTATGTCCAGAATCTATACAGCGACATCCGATTCTGTCATCCTCACCTTGccgctggtccagtggttagcgtgtcgacctcacaatgcagaggtaccgggttcaattccagctccaagcTTCCTGtgagcagtttgcatgttctccctgggcctgcgtgggttttctctgggtaatccagtttcctctcacattgaaaaaaacatgcgtgacaggctgattgaacactcaaaattgtccctaggtgtgagggtgagtgtggatggttgtttgtctgtgatcagctggcaagcggttcagggtgtcccccgcctactgcccgaagacacctgagATAGTCTCCAGCAACCTttgcgacccttgtaaggataagcggattggaaaatggaaagatggatgtttttggaatgtgggaggaaaccggcgtacccggagaaaacccacacagacacgtgGAAAACattaaaactccacacaggaaggtcagagccggaatcgaaccctccacctatgcaccgtgaggccgacgtgctaaccatttatGCCAAGCATGACATCTTATCCTGCCAAAATCGTTTGCATGCTGGCTTGTTTTAAGGTGCTGCCCGACCGCGATGGTAAAAGGTGCATGTTTTGTCTCAAAACACTCTCCAAAACTTATGAGATGAGCTCATCAGACACAAGGCAGAGACAAGAATGGACAACAGGTCAGAAAAATCAATAGATCAATTCTACAGAGGTTCTTCAGTTACACAGAACCTCATTTGTCATCCACCCGTAGCCATTCAGACAGCTATCAGGCTGCACGTGGAGGGGAAGACATCCCTCCACAAGGACTTGAAGCTGAAGCGGCATGAGCAGCGTGAACAGCGCGAGAGGAGGCAACAGGCCAAGGAGGAGGAGCTGCAGAGGCTCCGGGCCCTCCAAGATGAACGAGAGCGAAAACTGGCagagctggagctggaggcGCAGAAGCAGGCCCAAGTTCTCCTGGAGCAGGACGAAGAGAGGAGGCGCCAGCAACACGAGCAGCTCCACCAGACCTTAGAGGTGCAGCTGCGGGAGGCCGAGGAGGTAAACAATGCGGCAAATGCGAGGTTGTTCACAAGAGAGTTGGCTTTGAGACATTTCCTTCCTGGTGTGTGGGTGTCAAGGTGCGAATCAGCATGCAGGCGGAGATGGCTCTCAAAGAGGAGGAAGCGGAAAGGCAGAGAAAGAGGATCCACGAGCTGGAGGAGATGCAGAAGCGACTGGAGGAGGCATTGCAGCAAGAGATTAGAGCCAGGCTGGATGAGGAGGCCTTCCGCAATGCTCAAGCAGGGTAAAGTTATTATTTATCCATCAAAATATGAACATTATTtaccttttcttttcattggatCATTGGACTAGAAAGAATTGTGCTTATGATGCATCATGACACACAAGTTGAATTGACACTAATGTATTTACATTACATGAACACCTGCACACACGCCTGGAATATACTGAGTATGCGTAAAGCAGTGACAACATGGAAGTAAACAATCATAAATAAAGAAACTAGTAACAGAATTCTAAAGAATTACATAGTATTTGGTGTAGACTGATTCTTTCTTTTTAGTGTGCCATGTTGAAGCTCCTCATGTGACGGCTTTGCTTGGTTGGGATCCATCTGCATGGAAGCAGGGAGGCAAGGCATGATTGTACTCAAAAATGGACATTTATTCTCAAAAGGACAAATGGGAAATTCAACACGGCACGTggaacaaaaaatgcaaaatcaacaaataccaaaaaaaaatcaagattcaAAGTTATAAACACTGGAATAAAACTCACACAACATGACATCCTGGGAAGTGACATCGGACAGGAAACACAAACAACCAACTGACAAGGACTGGAAGGATTCGGGGACCTAAATGCAAACAAACTGATGCAACAATAAGGaaaacctggacaagacacacacaTCTGACTGAGTTGATTGGTATACACGAGGTCACTGAGCTGGTGAGAACAGGTGGGAACAAAAATCTAACCAGACAGACAAGACATGAAAAAAGGGACACGGGCAGGGCTGGACTGGCGTAATTAATGCAGAAGCAGAGCTGTGAGGAAGCCAGGGCTGCTCAGGAGTCATATTTAAATATAAGGGTGTCATAGAGATGGCGAGATGAAGGAGCCTTCACACCATTTCAGCCATTTGGTTACAGTTCCTTTCTTGCTGCTTCATGTGCACATGAAACCATCTGCTGGCCATGTGCATAATTACAGGCAGTTGTACCTTACCCACACAATGTGCGCTGCACTGATGCGTTAGATGATATCCGCGTCTGTTTTGCATGatgaatcacaaaaaaaagtatgacgaAATAAGAcaaggagaaaaataaagaaaataagggagaaaataaattccaataggattaacaaataataataaatggataGATGAGTAGGACTCCATAAAATGACTGAAAATTAAAtagttaaatgaatgaatatgtgaaCTGTAAAATATCCAAATAAATAAGAAAGAGAAAGCTAAAATGTCAATAGTCTCTGCGGTGCATGTATCTCTGGCCGGCTGATCCGGATATGCTTAACGTAGGCCTGATAGTTAAAGGCATAATGGGTTACATGTTTCCAGTGTTTTCTactaaaatgaaccaaaatggGAGGACGTGGGAGTGTTCACATATACTTCTTTATTCAGCTTCTTCCACATGAACTATACAGGCCTGTATAAATATTTGAACAGGTTAGAAAGTAAATATTATGTACTCAAACGCAATATaatatttctgcagtttttctatttttttttctctctcacccCGTTATGCACACAGGATGCATTCATCCTGTGACTTCCTGAAATTGGCAATTGGTGTGCGGGAAGAACTTGGTAGAGGCACATTCCTCTAACTTTCCTCACGACTAAATATTATCTAAAAATCTAAATGCTAGCTTTCTGGATGTCATGTGAATACTGAGTGCGAAATTTGGAGCGGATGTGTGACATGCTCGAGCCGCGTCGAAATTAGGGGAGAACGCATGGGACACAACTGCGGTCCGTGTCGGAGCTGCGTGACAGAGTACTCACGATAATATACTGGTTGACGGTcctaaaatacatacatttttttcatgaaaacaatCTCCGGTGACGTCTGGATGACAGGGCAACCCATATTTTCCATTTGCAAAATATCTGGCTACGTGCAGACAATGCCTAAATGACATCACTTTAGAGCACGTAGGAGAAGGGGACACTTTggtctggttgccagccaagcatAAGGCACACACAAACCAACAAGCATTCACAGTCCTCTTCACACCTGTGGACACTTCTCAAAAGAATACAGTCGAAGAATCACACCTGCACTTGGGTTGGGTTGGTGGGTTGCTACTGATCTTGATGTGTTTCGGAGGGCGCGCACATTCTGGACACTCGCCTTAGGTTTCAGGTGTTCGGTAAACATTGTCAGAATCGAACATTGGGCAGAACTGCGGTGACATTTTAGCGACTGTTAACCATGCTGCCTGAGTTCACCAGTGGCAtagttgagtttttttgtggcaaatgtCCAAAGTAGAAGGAGTTCAAGTCATGTCATCTTCCTGAGGAAGCAGAGCTGCTCACAAAGGAAGTTGTTGACACTTTTTATGACCTTGTGTTTGCGCACTCAGCCAATCGTAATCAAAACGTCACTGATCTTAACTTCCTCAGATTCGACTTTGTCATTGTTCTCAACCATGCACTCTGACGACAGAGACCCCTGAATTCCATCATGAATTTCGCCCCTGAAACTACCAACGTTGAGTGTAtggattttattctttttttttttttgtccaacatgATCTTTTAACAATGAGAATATGCTTTAATGGTTAGATTATTGTACAGTGGATGCTACAAGTCACatcgcacccccaccccaatgaATGTCCAGCCTTTTATTTATCAGTAACCATTCATTTGTACCACCTggtggttcagtggttagcgcgttgacctcacagtgcagatgttgtgggttcgatcccagctccggccttcctctgtggagtttgcatgttctctccgggactgcgtgggttttctccgggtattctggtttcctcccacattccaaaatacatGCACTGCAGGcacgctcaaaattgtccctaggtgtgagtgtgagcccggatggttgttcgtctctgtgtgtcctgcgattggctggcaacaagttcagggtgccccctgcctactgcccgatgacagctgggataggctcccgcaacccttgtgaggattaagcggatcggactgaaccattcattcatttcattgtgaGTTGGCAATCGAAACACAGAAGAAATTACAGCAactcattattttgtcatttgtctcAAATTACAAAATTGCCTTTACATTTTTGGCAGAAATCAAAAATACAATCCTGAAAATAGGCCACAGGACTAACTTTAATTTCATAATGTATTTGTATCCCTAAATAGTGAGGACCACAATCCATCGAATTACCAGTAACTGTCAGCCCTAATATGGACAAATAATAATATGGACTAACATGGAAAAAGATCATTCCTCTTCAAGGGAAATTTTCTTCACAGTAACATGATGAAGATAATctcttttctgaagctgagccatgctCGGTCATTACCCAAGCCCAAAGcgacagtgatgtcattttcagtcgattgCAAGCTATAAAAGTTTTTATCCATAAAATTAAATGATATTACATATGTTGAATTGCCGTTGCTGCTATTCAGTTTTACTGGAGAAATAAATCACATACCTTTTAAATCCAAATAATTGAAGAAATACAATTCTTATTCTACATTTTTACTCTACCTCGAATTATATACCGTATCTGCAcagacatttacatttttttcaaaattctttCCATCAACAAAAATTTGCAAGACACAtttatacatgtacagtatgattAAAGTTTTTCCTGTTCAACTAAAATGACCTCCATCCATGTATTTTCCTTATCCATTTCTATGATCCATTTTGCTTACCCCTCACTTGGGTGGCGCGTGAGCTTGAGTTTGAGGCGAGCCTACTTTGAGTGAGAGGCGGGCTACATCCTGGTCACCACCCAATCGTAGGCCGTTCACATGAAGAGGACAGGAGTGAGAAAATTAattcaataaatattgaaatcattcagtgttaaaataaatttgtatttgtatttcataCAGAAATGATTAAAAGACTCACGACATTCAATTGAAGTAAAATTTATATCACACTTTCACAACAACTGGAGATGTAACGAAGCACAAAACtcaaaacatgaaataataatcatgctATCATacattcaattatttattttgtctgaCAGTTTTAAATGATGTGCACATTACCCAGAAAGAATTGCAAAGTTTCCGAGTCTTAAATTGATTTTCACCTCTTGTCATTTTCTTGCCCCTTGGTAGatattttaattcattccagTCTGTTTTATTGTATCTCATGTGTGAAATGCagttttttatttacattattttattcaattattttgcATACCTTTTTATTGAGAGCCTGCTTTCACACTTTGAAAATCACTTTTGGAAACTTTGCAATTGTATAATATAGTAGATCGATCACTGTCTTGGTCCCGACTGTGGCGTCTAACTAGCGGACAGactttttcaaattctcatttcccACCTTCTGGGTCACTTGAAGCTGACTACCAGTACTTAAATATCAAAAGTCAAACAGTCCTATGGCCCATTTTCTGGTACATATTTTTGATGAAAGtcaaaattttaaaacatgTCTACAAATAAaatcaggtttttgtttttcgatTGCCATTGAAAATGAAAGCAATAAATAACACTTGGATTGCTATTGTGCATGTCGGTCTTATAAATCAAGTTTTAGAGTAATTTTTATGACGCTATTTGGATTTGAAACATATGTGCATGTGTATTTGTGTTCCAAACTGTGTCTGTCAAAGTGGCATGCTAGTTTGCCTGAGCCAGTGACCTTCTTTGTAGTGGCTTTTAAAGGACAAAAGTTGTTTGGTAAAGTCATTTTTGTGGATGTTGTGGGCTGGGTGCAGGTTACttgctgaggaggaggagaaaatgaAGGAGTTGATGACCCtgcaggaggagcaggaagaGTATATCCTGAAGACCCAGCGGGAGAAGGAGGAGCTGAAGCAGGAGATGGAAGCCAAATCGCGGGCCTTGGATGAGGCACAGAGGCAGCTGGAGGAAGTCCGGGGCAACCGGCACAGGGTTGACCAGGATGTAGTGGTAAGCAAAGAATGATACATATCCACGTTTTTATAGAAAAGTTAATTCAAACAAATTCAGGTTATTAGTTTTCAAATTCAAGAAGAAAGTGTCACATCCTACCGTGCCACCAATTAAgtcaagaaattaaaaaatcaaatacattttaaatttgaccATCCCAGATGGACCACAGACAGTCAGGTAAGCAATAATATATTTATGATTGCTCTAGTCCAGAGgccgggaactccggttcctcgagagccatatcctgcctgttttacaGCTCTCCTGattccaacacacccgattcaatggATCACGATAGTTTCAGGcttctacagagcttgctgatgagctgatcgtttgcgtcaggtgtgttggagtaggtaGAGATTAAATACAAGCAGGATATGGCTTTCCAGGAACCGGACGTCCTTACCTCTGCTCTAGTCTATGTTCAATATGCTCAAATGGTCTGTCAAGTGCACAGGTAGGGAACTCCAGGTGTAGTGCTCTCTCCAGGTCAGGGATGAGatcctgccccaagtggaggtgTTTACGTATCTTGTGGTTCACGAGGGAGGGTAGAATGGAGCATGGGATGGACAAGgtgattggtgcagcgtctactGAGATCTGAGATGTGGACTCTGTATCgttctgttgtggtgaagaaggcgGTGAGTTGAGCAGTCGATCTACGTGCCTTACTCTCACCTTTCATCACAAGCTGTGGGATGTGACTGAAAAAACAGGATCCCGGATCCGAGCAGCTGAAATGGGTTTCCTCCACAAGGTGTCCAGGCTCTTCTTTAGAGATAGAGTGAGGAGCTCGGTTATCCGGGAGGGACTCAAAGTCGAGCCACAAAAATCAGAGGAGCCAGataaggtggctcgggcatctgattaggatgcctcctggacgcctttCTGATGAGGTGTttcaggcatgtcccaccggcaggaggcacCAGGGATGACCCAGAAGGGACTGTGACTCCCAACTGGCCTaggaacgccttgggatcccccAGGAAGAGCTAGAATAAATGGCTGGGGAGAGAGAActttgggcttccctgctaaagctgctgccccaaTGTCCCGATCCCAGcaaagcggtagaaaatggtaGGAATGAGAAACTGTAAATCGAGACCTGTTGCCTTtaggctcagctccttcttcactgcAGACACTgcgccgatccgcctgtcgatttcGCACTCCATCTTCCCCTCGAAGCCTCCACTGGGGGGAGCAGAATCA
Protein-coding sequences here:
- the LOC127596362 gene encoding differentially expressed in FDCP 6 homolog; translated protein: MDLRSELLKSIWYGFTALDLEKSGKVSKSQLKVLSHNLCTVLCIPHDPVALEEDFRDDDDGPVSSQGYMPYLNKYVLDKVVEGTFNKEDVDELCWTLTAKKNYKPTKSSDTVLAERDAFRLWCLFNFLSEDKYPLVMVPDEVEYLLKKICTAMSVELNSVELEDLFSQDAVQQRGITVWVFLEMMDAGKLARGINSSVISMAIEEVYREIVGDVLKEGYLWKRGQLRRNWKERWFTLRASNLFYYTGEDRKECQGNIVLDGNCCVEVLPDRDGKRCMFCLKTLSKTYEMSSSDTRQRQEWTTAIQTAIRLHVEGKTSLHKDLKLKRHEQREQRERRQQAKEEELQRLRALQDERERKLAELELEAQKQAQVLLEQDEERRRQQHEQLHQTLEVQLREAEEVRISMQAEMALKEEEAERQRKRIHELEEMQKRLEEALQQEIRARLDEEAFRNAQAGLLAEEEEKMKELMTLQEEQEEYILKTQREKEELKQEMEAKSRALDEAQRQLEEVRGNRHRVDQDVVAAQRKLRQASTNVKHWNVQMNRLMRPIGPGDKRPVSRSSLPSFQIPSQRDPGLNLRSISGSEDRNEQLIENVGAGRRCDADLERHNSHTSNGD